The sequence CACCGCGCACGTGCCCGCGCTGGCCGCGGTGGAGGGCTACGAGCTCCGCGCACTGAGCGGGAGCAGCGCCGAGACGGCGCGGGTGGCCGGGGAGAAGTACGGCGTGCCGCTGACCTTCGGCGACGCCGGGGAGCTGGCCCGGCACCCGGAGGTCGACCTGGTCGTCGTCGCGGTGAAGGTGTCCGAGCACCGGGCGCTCATCGAGCCCGCGCTGGCCGCGGGCAAGCAGGTGCTGAGCGAGTGGCCGCTGGGCGTCAGCCTGGCCGAAACGCGGGCGCTCGCCGAAGCCGCGAAGACCGGGCAGACCGCCGTCGGCCTGCAGGGACGGTCCGCGCCGGCGTTGCGCTACCTGCGTGACCTCATCAAGGACGGCTACGTCGGCCGCGTGCTTTCGACGTCGCTGATCGCGTCGGGGGCGAACTGGGGGCCGAGCGTCCGCGCCGGGCGGGACTACCAGCTGCACCCCGAGGGCGGGGCCACGATGCTGACCATCCCGTTCGCGCACACCGTCGACGCCGTCGACATGGTGCTCGGCGGCTTCACCGAGCTGTCGGCGACGATGGCGACCGTCCGGCCGCGCGTGCGCGACGAGGTCACCGGCGACTCGGTCGCGATGACCGCGCCGGACCAGATCGCCGTCACGGGGGTGCTGGCCGGCGGCGCGGTCGCGTCGATGCACCTGCGCGGCGGGACGTCGCCCGCCACGGACTTCCACTGGGAGGTCAACGGCACCGAGGGCACGCTGGTCGTCGAGGCCGCCGACCCGCTGTTCTGGATCGCGAAGCTGACGCTGCGGGGCAGCCGGACCGGCTCGCTGGAGAAGCTGACCGTGCCCGCGCGCTACGAGCTCCCGCAGCTGGCCGGGCGCAGCGCCGAGCCGTCGTACAACGTCGCGCACGCCTACGCGCGGCACCTGAAGGGCGATCTGCCGGACTTCGCGCACGCCGTGCGGGTGCACCGGGTGCTCGACGCCGTCCAGCGGTCGGCCGACACCGGCACGCGGATTCACCCGGACGCAGAGTAACTGTTACCGACGGTTGTAGCTTTTCCGCGAACCCCGACTTACTCTCGGGTAATGGACGACGTCGTCTACGACCGCGTGGGCACCGGCGAACCCCTGGTGCTGATCCACGGCATCGGCCACCGCCGTCAGGCGTGGGCACCGGTGGTGCCGCTGCTCACGCCGCATCGCGAGGTCATCGCCGTGGACCTGCCGGGCTTCGGCGAGTCGCCCGAGCCGTCGAACGGGTACGGCATCGAGCCCGCGCTGGTGCTGTTCAAGCAGCTGTTCACCGACCTCGGGATCGACCGGCCGCACGTCGCGGGCAACTCGCTCGGCGGGCTGCTGTCGCTGGCGCTCGGCCAGGCCGGGCTCGTCCGCAGCGTCACGGCGTTGTCGCCGGCCGGGCTGTGGAACCGCACGCAGAAGATGTACGCGATCGCCACCCTCAAGGCCCACCGCGCGCTCGCCCAGCGCACGCCGCCGCACGTCGTGCGCCGCATCGCCGCGACCGCGGCCGGGCGCAAGGCGCTGACCGGGATGATCGTCGGGAAGCCGGCGCTGCTGACCCCGGACGCCGTCGTCGAGGACGCCCACGCGCTCGCGACCGCACCCGGCTTCGAGCCGACTGCCGCCCAGTCCCGCGGGGACTTCCGCTTCACCGGCCCGGTCACCGGCGTCCCGGTCACCATCGCGTGGGCCGCGCACGACCGGATCCTCGCCCGGCCGCGCGTCGCCGACCTGCGGAAGATCGCTCCGGACGGGACGTTCCGGCTGCTGCCGGGCTGCGGGCACGTGCCGATGAACGACGACCCGGAGCTCGTCGCCGAGGTGCTGCTTCAGGGAAGCCGTTAGGTGACATTCGCTTTACGTCCGTCTTTTGACCCTGGTAGCTGACTGCTCCGCGAGGCAGAATCCTCCGCCGTGCGCCCGTTCGGGGACCTTGGGCGCGAATCGGAGGAAGAACACTCATGAGGCTTTCAACCCGGCTCGCGGTGTGCGCCGCGGCCGCGCTGGCGACGACGGCGGTGACCACCGCGCCCGCGTTCGCCGGTCAGCGCCCGGACCCCACCACCGACGTCCGGATCATCGGGTTCAACGACCTGCACGGCAACCTCGAGCCGCCGTCCGGCTCCAGCGGCCGGGTCGTGCAGTCGGACGGGACCACAGTGGACGCCGGTGGCGCGGCTTACCTGGCCACGCACGTGAAGCAGCTCCGCTCGCAGGTGCGCAACTCGTTCGTCGTGTCCGCCGGGGACAACATCGGCGCGTCGCCGCTGACCTCGGCGCTGTTCCACGACGAGCCGACCATCGACTTCCTGAACATGCTGGGCGTGAACGCGTCCGTCGTCGGGAACCACGAGTTCGATGAGGGCTACAAGGAACTGCAGCGCATGCAGTTCGGCGGCTGCCACCCCACGGACGGTTGCCAGTTCCAGCCGACCTTCGACGGTGCGAAGTTCCCGTTCCTCGGGTCCAATGTGTACTTCACCAACGGCCTGCCCGCGCTGTTGCCGTTCACCGTCAAGTTCGAAGGCGGCGTGCCGGTCGGCGTCATCGGCGCCACGCTGAAGGACCTGCCGTCCGTCGTCACGCCGGAGGCGATCAAGGGCCTGAAGTTCGGCGACGAGGTCGAGGCGATCAACCGCACCGCGAACCTGCTCGACTACTTCGGCGTCAAGGCCCAGGTCGTGCTCATGCACCAGGGTGACGGCACCGAGGTCGAGGGCCCGAACGACTGCAAGCTGCGCCCCGGTCCGGCCGCCGCGATCGCGGCCGCGGTGACGCCGAAGGTCGACGCGTTCTTCACCGGGCACAGCCACCAGCAGTACAACTGCGTGATCAACGACCCGGCGGGCCAGCCGCGGCCGGTCATCCAGGGCTCGTCGTTCGGCAGGCTGCTTTCGGTGGTGGACCTGAAGATCAGCCTGAAGACGCGGGACGTCGTGCGCTCGCAGACCAAGGCGTTCAACGAGATCGTCACCCGGACCGTCACGCCGGACCCGGCCGTGGCCGCGCTGGTCGCCGACGCCAAGGCGAAGTCCGGCCCGATCGCGAACAAGCAGGTCGGCACCATCACCGCGGACCTGCCGGCGGCGGGCAACGCGGCCGGCGAGTCGCCGCTCGGCGACGTCATCGCCGACGCGCAGCTCGCGGGCACGGCGTCGAACAACGCGGTCGTCGCGATCACCAACCCGGGCGGCATCCGCGCCGATCTGACGTACAAGTCGTCCGCGAACGGCGAGGGCGACGGCGTGGTGACCTACGGCGAGGCGTTCACCGTCCAGCCGTTCTCGAACATCATGCAGACGATCACGCTGACCGGCGCGAACCTGAAGAACGTGCTGGAACAGCAGTGGTCCGCGAGCGGCACGAAGATCCTGCAGATCTCGAGCTCGCTGCACTACTCGTACTCGGCGGGCGCGCCGATCGGCTCGCGGGTCTCGGACATCACGGTCAACGGCACGCCGGTCGACCCGGCGGCGACGTTCCGCGTGTCGGTGAACAACTTCCTCGCCGCCGGCGGGGACGGCTTCACCGAGTTCACCAAGGGCACGAACCTGGCCGGCGGACCGGTGGACCTGGACGCGTTGATCGCGTACCTCGGCGCCCACCCGAACCTGGCCCCGCCCGCGGCGGACCGGATCACCCGCCTGCCGTAGCTCCGCTATTTCCAAGACGCCGGGTCGACAATGGACCCATGACGACCTGGGAAGACGTCGTGCGCCTGGCCTCGGGACTGCCCGAGGTCGAGGCGTCGACCTGGTACCGCACGCCCGCGCTGAAGGTGGCGGGCAAGGGGTTCGCGCGGCTGCGCACCGAGGCCGAGGGCGGCCTGGTCGTGCTGTGCGGACTCGACGAGAAGGCCGCGTTGCTGGATTCCGGCGACGCGGCCTTCTTCACGACTCCGCACTACGACGGCCACGGCATGGTCATCGTCGACCTGGAGAAGGTCGACGTCGATCAGCTGCGCGAGCTGCTCGAAGAGGCGTGGCGGCTGCGGGCGCCCACGCGACTCACTTCAGCTCGCCCTTGAGCATGCTCATCAGGATCATGTCGTGGCGCCGGCCGTCGGCCGCGACGAACGCCTCGCGGTGGCGGCCGTCCTCGGAGAACCCGACCTTGCGGTAGACGTGCCGCGCGCGCTCGTTCTCGGCGACCACCCAGAGCGTGATCATGTGCAGCCGCATGGAGTTGAAGCCGTAGTTGCACATCAGGCGCAGGGCTTCGGTGCCGTAACCGCCGCCGTTGCGGTACCCGGCGTCGCCGATGTAGATGTCCAGCTCGGCGTTGCCGACCTCGGGCACGGCGTCGCGGAGGTCGACGATGCCGATCAGCTTGCCGTCGGCTTCGATGCCGAGGACGACGAGTTCGTAGCTGTTGACCGGGCGCTCCGCGGCGTGCTTGCGGAGCTGCGCGAGCGACCGCGGGTAGCCGGTGTTCATCCACCGGCCGACCTCGGGGTCGGAGCCCCACGGATGGATCCGGTCGGCGTCTTCCGGCTCGAGCGCGCGCAGCCGGACGAGTTCGCCTTCGAGCACTTCTCCCCCTAGTCCCGCTTCAGCAGCAGGAAGTCGTGGACGTCCAGCAGGCCGAGCACCTGCCGGATCGGCACCGGCATGGCCTGCCGCGACTCATCATGCACGAGCTCGGCGCCGTGCACGGCCACCTTTTTCCGCCGGAAGACCAGCGTGCAGCGGCCGGCGGCGAGCACGTTCTTGACCCAGTCGGCGTCGGGCCCGTAGGTCAGCGCGACGACGAAGCCGTCCTTCGTGCGGAAGACGTTGACCGGCGTGCGGAACTCGCGGCCGGACTTCCGTCCCTTGTGGACGACGAGGGCGAAGCCGGGCGCCCAGCCGGCAACGTGCTTGAGGACCTGGTTGGTCGCGACGCGGTTGAAGCGGGCGACCCGCTTGGAGAGCACCATGGCCCCATGGTGATCCGGCGAGGGCAAATTATCAACAGCCGATGAATTAGCCGATCGGGTGACCCCGGCTCCTCGGCCGCACCGCGCCGATGGTGGGATGTTGCGCATGTCGACCGCATGGCCGCTGCGCCAGGACCCGGAAGCGCCGGTGATCATCGCACTGGCTCTGGTCAACGACCCGGACGCGCTGGGCTTCGTCGTCCTGGACGACGAGGACGACTTCTTCATCAGCGACGGCACCGAGCTGTCCGATGACGTGGTGGTCAACCGCGAGAGCTTCGGGAAGCTGTCGCTGCGCGAAGCCGTCGAACTGCTGCCGCAGCTGGGCGCGCTCGCGAGCGTGCCGACGGGCATGGCCGCCGACTGGGACCCCGAGCGCCGCACGTGGCTGCTGTCGTCGGTGACCGGTTCCGACGACGAAGACGAGGACATCCGGCTGCTGGCCCAGCGCCGCGCGGCCTGGAAGTTCGAAGGCTCGCCGGACGACGAAGCCCAGATCAGCAGCGGCTTGACGGAGATCCCGACGGGTCCGCAGCAGCCGCTGCGCGCGGTCCGCCAGGTCGTCCGCGAGCAGGACGGCACGTGGCTGTTCGTCGGCTTCGAGGTCCCGGAAGCGGAGGACTTCGAGGTCGAGGGCCTGGAGCTGGAGCACGTCGCGAACCTGTACCCGGACGTCCGCACGGTGCTGAAGGCCGCGCCCGGCCAGGTCTACGACCGCGCCACCCCGGACGGCGATTGGGAACTCGTCGAGGGCTGAGTGTCCAGGGGACGCCAGTCCCGTTCGTCCTTACAGTGAGAGCCGGCGATCGGCGCCGGTCAGGATCCTGTGAGGAGCAGCCATGCCCCAGTACGCCGCGATCATCTACGCCTCCGACGTCGACCCGACCAAGCCCGAGGCCGCGGACATGATGAAGGACTACAACGAGTTCCACGACGGCGCCCAGGCCGTCATCCGCGGCGGCGCGGCGCTGTACCCGACGGCCACCGCGACGACGGTGCGCGTCACCGGCGGCAAGGGCGGCGACATCGTCACGAGCGACGGCCCGTACGCGGAGACGAAGGAAGCCCTGACCGGCTTCTACCTGCTCGAATGCGCCGACCTCGACGAAGCCGTGAAGCGCGCGGCGCAGATCCCGGGCGCCTGGGACGGCGCGATCGAAGTCCGGCCGGTCGTCGACTTCGGCAAGTGACCGACGCCGGGGACGCGGTCGCGCGGCTGGTCCGGGACGAGGGGACCCGGGTACTGGCCACGCTGGTTCGCGTCACCGGCAGCGTCGACCTGGCCGAAGACGCGGTGCAGGACGCCGTCGTGCGCGCGCTCGAGACGTGGCCGCGCGACGGCGTCCCCGGTAACCCCCGCGGCTGGCTCCTGGTGGCGGCCCGCCGCCGCGCGGTCGACGTCGTCCGCCGCGAAGCCAAGCGCCTCGGGAAGGAGGCGGACGCGATGCCGGCCATCGACCCGACCCCCGACCCGGTTTCGGTCCGCGACGACCTCCTGCGGCTGGTGTTCACGTGCTGCCACCCGGCGCTGTCGCTGGACGCCCAGGTGGCTTTGGCGCTCCGGACATTGGGCGGTTTGTCGACCGCGGAGGTGGCCCGCGGGCTGCTGGTCCCCGAAGCGACGATGGCGAAGCGCCTGACGCGCGCGAAGCAGAAGATCGCCCAGGCACGCATCCCGTACCGCGTGCCGGCCGCTTCGGAGCTGCCGCTGCGCCTGTCCGGCGTGGCGTCGACGGTGTACTTGATCTTCAACGAGGGCTACACGGGCCGCGTTTCGCTGCTCGACGAAGCCGTCCGGCTGGCTCGGCTGCTGGCGTCACTGATGCCGGACGAGCCGACGGCGCTGGGTCTGCTGGCGCTCGTGCTGCTGCAGGACGCCCGCCGCCCGGCCCGCTTTTCGGCGACGGGGACGCCGGTGCTGCTGGCCGACCAGGACCGTTCGGCGTGGAACGCCGAGCTGATCAAGGAGGGCGTCGAGCTGGTCGGCGTGGGCCTGCGCCGCACCCCGTCGATCCCGAACCCGTACGTGGTCCAGGCGGCGATCGCGGCCTGCCACGACCTGGCCCCGTCGTACGCGGAGACGAACTGGAACGCGGTGATTTCCTGGTACGACGTGCTGTTGTCGATCCAGGACACCCCGGTGGTCCGCCTCAATCGCGCGGCGGCGGTGGCGGAACGCGACGGGCCGTCGGCGGCGTTGGCTTTGGTGGACGCGTTGCCGGATTTGGCGGATTACCCGTGGTGGCACGCGTCGCGCGCGGAGTTGTTGCACCGCTTGGGTTCGCCGTCGGCTTTCGAGGCGTGGGAACGGGCGGTGGAAACGGGATTGCCCGACGCGCACGCGGTTGAATTGCGGGCGCGGCTGGAAAGCGAAAACCCCGGGCGGAATGCCCGGGGTTTCGGTGAGAGCGGATGACGGGAATCGAACCCGCGTATTCAGCTTGGGAAGCTGATGTTCTACCATTGAACTACATCCGCAGTGTGTCGCCAGCATACACGGCGGCGTGATCCCCTTGTCCAGACCCCTCCTCCTTGACGTCGGCGCGTCAAGTGACAACACTTGTTGTCGACCTCGGAGGTGAGCATGGAGGATCCCGAGCTGTTCCGCCAGGGCGGGTTCCGGCTCGCGTCGCGGCTGTTCATCGACGGGGACATCCGGGGTGACGAGCGGCAGGTGGCCCGGCTGCGGGAGTTCGCGCAGGTGCAGGACCGGCTCGCGGACGACGTCGTCGCCTGGATGGCGCGGCAGCCGAAGGGGCAGGGGCGGCGGCTCTTCGAGGACGCGCTCCGGGGCGGGCCGGTGGCGTCCGGGCCGCTCAAGGAGTTCTTCGAGCAGGTCGACGCCAAGCCTTACTGGGTCGACGACGAGCGGCTCGAGCGCGGGGCGCGCGCCATCACTCGGGCCGGGTTGCTGGGGCTCTTCCCGCTCGGGGACATGTCGCTGATGGGCGGCTACCTCGCGTCCCGGGCGACGAAAGCGCTGGTCGGGACCGGGGAAATCGAGTACCAGGCCACGCGGCGGCTCGTCGAGACCGCCACCTGGTGGATCGACGTCACCACGCCCGGCTCGCTCAAGCACGGTGAGAAGGGGTACGCCTCCGCCCTGCGGATCCGGCTCGTGCACGCCCACGTGCGCGCCGCCATGAACGGGCGGGACGACTGGGACTACGAGGCCTGGGACCGGCCCGTCAACCAGGTGCAGACCGCCGGGACGCTGCTGCTCTTCTCGCTCGTCTACGTCTTCGGTACGCAGCTGCTCGGCCTCCGGTACTCCGCGCGCGAACGCGGCGACATCCTGCACCTCTGGCGCTACATCGGCTGGCTCATGGGCGTCGACGACGAGCTGCTGCCCACGTCCGAAGAAGACGCCTGGCGCCTGTTGTGGCTGCTCGCCGCCACCGAGTTCATCCCGGACGACGACTCCAAGCGGCTCGCCAAGGCGCTCGTCGAGGCCAACGCCGCCGTCGGGGAGGGGCGCGGGGCCGTCGGGAAGGTCTTGTCGCACGTCTCCGTCGCCGTGCACTCCTCGATCAGCAGGCTCGTGCTCGGGAAGACCAACGCGGACTTCCTCGAGCTGCCGAACGATCCCGTGGCGCAGGCCGCGATCGTCGCCGTGGCCGGGGTCAACTTCGCCGCCGAGACCGTGCGGCGGTTCATCCCCGGCGCAACGGCGCTGCAGGAACGGATCGGGCGGGCCGGGCGCCGCGGGTATGTGAAGCGGCTCGAGAAGATCTTCGCGCCCGATACGTCCTACGCGCAGCACATGCGGGTCGCCTGAGCCCACCGGATAGGCTGCCGGGCGTGCTGCTCAGTGACCGTGACCTCCGCAAAGAGCTCGACGCCGGCCGGCTCGGCATCGACCCCTTCGATGCCGGCATGGTCCAGCCGTCGAGCATCGACGTCCGGCTCGACCGGTTCTTCCGCGTCTTCGACAACAGCAAGTACACCCACATCGACCCGCAGCTGCAGCAGGACGAGCTGACCTCGCTGGTCGAGAAGGAGGGCGACGAGCCCTTCGTGCTGCACCCGGGCGAGTTCGTGCTCGGGTCGACGTACGAACTCGTCACGCTGGCCGACGACCTTGCCGGCCGCCTCGAGGGCAAGTCCTCGCTCGGCCGCCTCGGGCTGCTCACGCACTCGACCGCCGGGTTCATCGACCCCGGGTTCTCCGGGCACATCACGCTCGAGCTGTCGAACGTCGCCAACCTGCCGATCACGCTGTGGCCGGGCATGAAGATCGGCCAGCTCTGCATCTTCCGCCTGTCGAGCGCGGCCGAGCACCCGTACGGCTCCACCGAGGCCGGGTCCCGCTACCAGGGGCAGCGTGGCCCGACCCCGAGCCGGGCGTACAAGAACTTCCACCGCGTCGACACCTGGCGCTAGGCCGCGATCTTCTCGTTCCAGTCGATGCGGTGCTCCCACATGAAGGCGTTCGGGTCCTCGTCGAACGGCTTCGAGAACACCCGCTTGATGAAGAAGTCGCGGACGACGCGCCCGACCGGGCCGATCACCTTCTGCTCGCCGTTGCGCTTGCCGGCCGCGACGACCGCTTCGACGCGCTCGCGCCGCAGGCCCTCGTAGGTGGCGAGGGCCCGCGGAACCTCCGGCACGTCGCGGAGGCACTTGGCCAGGGTGACGGCGTCTTCGATGGCCATCGACGCGCCCTGGCCCGCCGCCGGTGACGTCGCGTGCGCCGCGTCGCCGATGATCACCATGCGGCCGCGGTGCCAGACCGGGACCGACGGGAAGTCGTACGTCGGCCACGCCGGGTAGACCTCCCGCGTGGCGCGGATGATCCCGGTGGCGGGCGTCCGGTCGCGGGACACCAGGTCCAGCAGCTCTTTCCGCAGCTTGTCCCTGGCGAGCGCGGCCAGTTCGGACGCGGTCGGCTCGGTCTTGCGGGCCGGGTTCGCGAACCACCAGACACGGCCGTCCGGGCTGACGACGTGGCAGAAGAAGACCCGCTTGCCGAACACCATGTTCAGCACCCCGGGCTCGTCCGGCAGCGTGAGACCTTCGGCGATCCCGCCGGTGTTGAGCAGCGGGACGTACCGCGGCGGCGGCGCGTCCGGGTCAATGATCGTGCGGACCCGCGAGCGGAGGCCGTCGGCGCCGATCAGGAGTTCGCCGTCGGTGTGCGAGCCGTCCGAGAAGTCGGCTCTGACGTGCGTGTCCGTCTGGCTCGCGCCGATCAGCCGCTTGCCGTACTCGGCGAGGATGCCGCGCCGCGCGGCTTCGTCGCGCAGGGCGACGTAAAGCTCGGAGCGCAGGACGGTCTGGCTCACGGTGCCGTCCGGGAGTGCGCCGCCGAGGGGGAAATCGGTCAGCCGGGTGCCGTCGCCGAGCCCGATCGACATCCGCGGCGAGTCGAAGCCCGTGCGCCGGACGACGTCCTTCAGGCCGAGCGGGAGCAGCGCGTCCAGGCCGTTCACCGCCAGGGTCAGGAACGCGCCGACGCCCTCCGCGCCGCGGTCGTACGCCTCGAACAGCACCGGTTCGTGCCCGGCTTCGTGCAGGGCGATGGCCGTGATCGTGCCCGCGATGCCGCCCCCGATGATCAGCGCCTTGGTCATGTCGTTCGTCCCCTCGAATCTCTTAGTAACTAATTCGTTCTGTCGAACTAAAGAGTGCGCTAGGCTGGCGGCCGTGTCAAGCGAACGTGCGCGGCTGGTCGAAGAGGTCCTGTTCAGGTCGCGGGAGCTGTCGACCGAGACGGTCATGTTCCACACCGCGATCGCCGAGACGCGCGGGCTCTCGGCGGTCGACGCCAAGGTCCTGGACTACCTCGCGCGGTTCGGGCCGCAGACGCCGAAGGACCTCGCGCGCCTGTCCGGGCTCGCGCCCGCGTCGGTGACGGCGATGATCGACCGGCTGGAGCGCAAGGGCATCGTCGGCCGCCGCCCGCACCCCGACGACCGCCGCCGGGTGCTGATCGCGCTGGACGAGCAGGCCATCGCGAGCGGCGTGCACCTGTGGGACCACCTGGTCAAGGGCATGTACGAGCTCTGCGACCGCTACACCGACGACGAACTCCGGACGGTCATCGGGTTCGTCGAGGCGGCGACGACCCTCACCCACGAGTCGACGGCGAAGCTGACCGGATCCACGAACGAGTGAGTTCGAAGGCGTAACCCCGGCGCTCGTGCCAGGCTCCCAAGGTCGTCTC is a genomic window of Amycolatopsis lexingtonensis containing:
- the dcd gene encoding dCTP deaminase, translated to MLLSDRDLRKELDAGRLGIDPFDAGMVQPSSIDVRLDRFFRVFDNSKYTHIDPQLQQDELTSLVEKEGDEPFVLHPGEFVLGSTYELVTLADDLAGRLEGKSSLGRLGLLTHSTAGFIDPGFSGHITLELSNVANLPITLWPGMKIGQLCIFRLSSAAEHPYGSTEAGSRYQGQRGPTPSRAYKNFHRVDTWR
- a CDS encoding bifunctional metallophosphatase/5'-nucleotidase translates to MRLSTRLAVCAAAALATTAVTTAPAFAGQRPDPTTDVRIIGFNDLHGNLEPPSGSSGRVVQSDGTTVDAGGAAYLATHVKQLRSQVRNSFVVSAGDNIGASPLTSALFHDEPTIDFLNMLGVNASVVGNHEFDEGYKELQRMQFGGCHPTDGCQFQPTFDGAKFPFLGSNVYFTNGLPALLPFTVKFEGGVPVGVIGATLKDLPSVVTPEAIKGLKFGDEVEAINRTANLLDYFGVKAQVVLMHQGDGTEVEGPNDCKLRPGPAAAIAAAVTPKVDAFFTGHSHQQYNCVINDPAGQPRPVIQGSSFGRLLSVVDLKISLKTRDVVRSQTKAFNEIVTRTVTPDPAVAALVADAKAKSGPIANKQVGTITADLPAAGNAAGESPLGDVIADAQLAGTASNNAVVAITNPGGIRADLTYKSSANGEGDGVVTYGEAFTVQPFSNIMQTITLTGANLKNVLEQQWSASGTKILQISSSLHYSYSAGAPIGSRVSDITVNGTPVDPAATFRVSVNNFLAAGGDGFTEFTKGTNLAGGPVDLDALIAYLGAHPNLAPPAADRITRLP
- a CDS encoding sigma-70 family RNA polymerase sigma factor — translated: MTDAGDAVARLVRDEGTRVLATLVRVTGSVDLAEDAVQDAVVRALETWPRDGVPGNPRGWLLVAARRRAVDVVRREAKRLGKEADAMPAIDPTPDPVSVRDDLLRLVFTCCHPALSLDAQVALALRTLGGLSTAEVARGLLVPEATMAKRLTRAKQKIAQARIPYRVPAASELPLRLSGVASTVYLIFNEGYTGRVSLLDEAVRLARLLASLMPDEPTALGLLALVLLQDARRPARFSATGTPVLLADQDRSAWNAELIKEGVELVGVGLRRTPSIPNPYVVQAAIAACHDLAPSYAETNWNAVISWYDVLLSIQDTPVVRLNRAAAVAERDGPSAALALVDALPDLADYPWWHASRAELLHRLGSPSAFEAWERAVETGLPDAHAVELRARLESENPGRNARGFGESG
- a CDS encoding nitroreductase family deazaflavin-dependent oxidoreductase, yielding MVLSKRVARFNRVATNQVLKHVAGWAPGFALVVHKGRKSGREFRTPVNVFRTKDGFVVALTYGPDADWVKNVLAAGRCTLVFRRKKVAVHGAELVHDESRQAMPVPIRQVLGLLDVHDFLLLKRD
- a CDS encoding Gfo/Idh/MocA family protein is translated as MAPVRVGIVGLSANGGWAATAHVPALAAVEGYELRALSGSSAETARVAGEKYGVPLTFGDAGELARHPEVDLVVVAVKVSEHRALIEPALAAGKQVLSEWPLGVSLAETRALAEAAKTGQTAVGLQGRSAPALRYLRDLIKDGYVGRVLSTSLIASGANWGPSVRAGRDYQLHPEGGATMLTIPFAHTVDAVDMVLGGFTELSATMATVRPRVRDEVTGDSVAMTAPDQIAVTGVLAGGAVASMHLRGGTSPATDFHWEVNGTEGTLVVEAADPLFWIAKLTLRGSRTGSLEKLTVPARYELPQLAGRSAEPSYNVAHAYARHLKGDLPDFAHAVRVHRVLDAVQRSADTGTRIHPDAE
- a CDS encoding FAD-dependent oxidoreductase, translated to MTKALIIGGGIAGTITAIALHEAGHEPVLFEAYDRGAEGVGAFLTLAVNGLDALLPLGLKDVVRRTGFDSPRMSIGLGDGTRLTDFPLGGALPDGTVSQTVLRSELYVALRDEAARRGILAEYGKRLIGASQTDTHVRADFSDGSHTDGELLIGADGLRSRVRTIIDPDAPPPRYVPLLNTGGIAEGLTLPDEPGVLNMVFGKRVFFCHVVSPDGRVWWFANPARKTEPTASELAALARDKLRKELLDLVSRDRTPATGIIRATREVYPAWPTYDFPSVPVWHRGRMVIIGDAAHATSPAAGQGASMAIEDAVTLAKCLRDVPEVPRALATYEGLRRERVEAVVAAGKRNGEQKVIGPVGRVVRDFFIKRVFSKPFDEDPNAFMWEHRIDWNEKIAA
- a CDS encoding alpha/beta fold hydrolase, whose translation is MDDVVYDRVGTGEPLVLIHGIGHRRQAWAPVVPLLTPHREVIAVDLPGFGESPEPSNGYGIEPALVLFKQLFTDLGIDRPHVAGNSLGGLLSLALGQAGLVRSVTALSPAGLWNRTQKMYAIATLKAHRALAQRTPPHVVRRIAATAAGRKALTGMIVGKPALLTPDAVVEDAHALATAPGFEPTAAQSRGDFRFTGPVTGVPVTIAWAAHDRILARPRVADLRKIAPDGTFRLLPGCGHVPMNDDPELVAEVLLQGSR
- a CDS encoding MmcQ/YjbR family DNA-binding protein; translated protein: MTTWEDVVRLASGLPEVEASTWYRTPALKVAGKGFARLRTEAEGGLVVLCGLDEKAALLDSGDAAFFTTPHYDGHGMVIVDLEKVDVDQLRELLEEAWRLRAPTRLTSARP
- a CDS encoding GNAT family N-acetyltransferase, which produces MLEGELVRLRALEPEDADRIHPWGSDPEVGRWMNTGYPRSLAQLRKHAAERPVNSYELVVLGIEADGKLIGIVDLRDAVPEVGNAELDIYIGDAGYRNGGGYGTEALRLMCNYGFNSMRLHMITLWVVAENERARHVYRKVGFSEDGRHREAFVAADGRRHDMILMSMLKGELK
- a CDS encoding YciI family protein, with amino-acid sequence MPQYAAIIYASDVDPTKPEAADMMKDYNEFHDGAQAVIRGGAALYPTATATTVRVTGGKGGDIVTSDGPYAETKEALTGFYLLECADLDEAVKRAAQIPGAWDGAIEVRPVVDFGK
- a CDS encoding MarR family winged helix-turn-helix transcriptional regulator, which codes for MSSERARLVEEVLFRSRELSTETVMFHTAIAETRGLSAVDAKVLDYLARFGPQTPKDLARLSGLAPASVTAMIDRLERKGIVGRRPHPDDRRRVLIALDEQAIASGVHLWDHLVKGMYELCDRYTDDELRTVIGFVEAATTLTHESTAKLTGSTNE
- a CDS encoding oxygenase MpaB family protein encodes the protein MEDPELFRQGGFRLASRLFIDGDIRGDERQVARLREFAQVQDRLADDVVAWMARQPKGQGRRLFEDALRGGPVASGPLKEFFEQVDAKPYWVDDERLERGARAITRAGLLGLFPLGDMSLMGGYLASRATKALVGTGEIEYQATRRLVETATWWIDVTTPGSLKHGEKGYASALRIRLVHAHVRAAMNGRDDWDYEAWDRPVNQVQTAGTLLLFSLVYVFGTQLLGLRYSARERGDILHLWRYIGWLMGVDDELLPTSEEDAWRLLWLLAATEFIPDDDSKRLAKALVEANAAVGEGRGAVGKVLSHVSVAVHSSISRLVLGKTNADFLELPNDPVAQAAIVAVAGVNFAAETVRRFIPGATALQERIGRAGRRGYVKRLEKIFAPDTSYAQHMRVA